A window from Chaetodon trifascialis isolate fChaTrf1 chromosome 5, fChaTrf1.hap1, whole genome shotgun sequence encodes these proteins:
- the LOC139331216 gene encoding cell adhesion molecule DSCAM-like, producing the protein MILSGRRHLPLCCALLLCLLPGCVSAESTIATVGTDVTLLCSYDAQYYGRLSACWGRGDIPNSGCANEVIKSDGTSVTSRLSERYLLMGNLGGGDVSLTIRQVEESDSGKYGCRVEIPGWFNDHKHQMTLTVVAARPNPLKVETREVKERTVTVRWTPVFDGGRPVTSYRIDLKNKQASWDTALSTEVSNPELTQLTLVDLRPAKTYNLRMFATNSVGTSEASNVLTVTTKEAAPEGPPLDMELEGFTPHSIKVTWKPPRLDLRNGVLRSYSVSYREYDPTGRQFKRWQHLSVTATREVESVVLSNLKPSTKYGVLVQAKTNAGIGPASTAPLCSTLDEVHTTSTTSTKSASTAATVWIQDTTRPTSVHTTSVVEPVTAVTVWAGNATSVPSVLPDPPVVELKEVKYNAISLLWTPGFEGDSPITGYYLEYKAVNASWDYTKTVVDFSPDQTEATIIEINPSTYTIRMFARSSLGTSKASNVLTITTGKTGHQTDDRVTTAPTDTHAAASVEESESRHLVAIVVPVVLVVVVVAILTAWKLQQIKQKKGSLNMWMTGGALRSRGSESLQEL; encoded by the exons ATGATCCTTTCAGGCAGACGACACCTCCCTCTGTGCTGCGCTCTCCTCCTTTGTCTACTCCCAG gttgtgtgtctgcagaaagCACCATAGCCACAGTGGGGACAGATGTCACTTTACTATGCAGCTATGATGCTCAGTACTACGGCAGGCTGTCTGCATGCTGGGGTCGAGGAGACATCCCCAACAGTGGCTGTGCCAATGAGGTGATCAAGTCAGACGGGACATCAGTGACCAGCAGACTGTCAGAGCGTTACCTGTTAATGGGTAATCTTGGTGGAGGTGATGTGTCGCTGACCATCAGGCAGGTTGAGGAGAGCGACTCTGGGAAGTATGGCTGCCGTGTGGAAATACCGGGCTGGTTCAACGACCACAAACACCAGATGACTCTGACAGTGGTGGCAG cGCGCCCTAATCCCCTGAAGGTGGAGACAAGAGAGGTGAAGGAGAGAACTGTCACTGTTCGCTGGACTCCTGTGTTTGATGGCGGCAGGCCCGTCACATCCTACAGGATcgacctgaaaaacaaacagg CATCCTGGGACACTGCACTAAGTACTGAAGTCTCAAATCCTGAACTGACTCAGCTGACTTTGGTTGATTTGCGTCCAGCCAAGACCTACAACCTTCGCATGTTCGCTACCAACAGTGTGGGCACGAGCGAGGCAAGCAATGTCCTGACAGTCACAACCAAAGAAGCAG CACCGGAGGGTCCTCCCCTGGACATGGAGCTGGAGGGCTTCACTCCTCACAGCATCAAAGTCACTTGGAAG CCTCCAAGGCTTGACCTCAGAAATGGGGTTCTTCGGAGTTACAGCGTTAGCTACAGAGAGTATGACCCCACAGGCAGACAATTCAAAAGGTGGCAGCACTTAAGCGTGACTGCTACACGGGAGGTAGAGAGCGTCGTCCTGAGCAACCTGAAGCCCTCCACCAAATACGGCGTGCTCGTACAGGCCAAAACAAACGCAGGAATAGGACCTGCCTCAACTGCACCTCTCTGCTCCACTCTGGATGAGG TCCACACAACTTCAACAACTTCTACTAAGTCTGCTTCCACTGCTGCCACAGTGTGGATACAAGACACTACAAGGCCCACTTCAG TTCACACAACTTCAGTGGTTGAGCCTGTTACTGCTGTCACAGTCTGGGCAGGCAACGCTACAAGTGTCCCATCAG TGCTCCCAGATCCCCCAGTGGTTGAGTTAAAGGAGGTCAAATATAATGCAATTTCTCTTTTATGGACTCCTGGGTTTGAAGGTGACAGCCCCATTACTGGATATTACCTGGAGTATAAAGCAGTGAACG cctCGTGGGATTACACAAAGACAGTTGTAGACTTTAGCCCTGACCAGACAGAGGCCACAATAATAGAGATAAATCCCTCGACATATACCATCCGCATGTTTGCCAGGAGCAGTCTGGGCACCAGTAAAGCCAGCAATGTCCTCACTATCACTACTGGAAAAACAG GTCATCAGACGGATGATCGAGTTACCACCGCACCCACTGACACTCATGCTGCT GCCAGCGTGGAGGAGAGTGAAAGCAGGCACCTCGTTGCCATCGTGGTGCCAGTGGTGCTGGTGGTTGTCGTTGTTGCCATTTTAACCGCGTGGAAACTCCAAC aaataaaacagaaaaagggcAGCCTGAACAT GTGGATGACTGGTGGAGCGCTACGTTCCAGAGGCTCAGAGTCACTACAAGAGCTGTAA